The segment GTGCTCGGCCCGATGCTCGTCTCGGCGTTCCTGGTGATCACCGGTCAGCCCGGCTCGGCGCTGATCAGCGCCGCGGTGGCCACCCTGGTCGGCACCGCCTGGATCGCCCGCCTGCCGGTGATGCGGCACCGCGGTGCACACCCGGACGAGCACACCGCCAAGGGTCTGGGCCCGCTGCGGGTCGGCGGCTTCCCGGCTCTGCTGGTCTGTGTCACCGCCCTCGGTGTCGCGTTCGGCGCGGCTGGCGTGATCGTCCCGGCGTACGCGTCGGAGCACGGCGGCGGCGAGGCGCTCGGCGGCGTACTCCTCGGTGTCTGGGGTCTGGGCAGCGCTGTCGGTGGTATCTGGTTCGGCACCCGGCGCCCGGCGATGACCCTGACCCGCCAGTTTGCCTGGCTGCTCACCGCGGTCTCGGCGAGCTTCCTGGTGCTGGCGTTCATGCCGAGCCCGTTCTATCTCGGGCTGGCGCTGGTTCTCGGCGGCGCGACCATCGCGCCGGCGCTGACCGTGGAGAACAACCTGGTCGGCCGGATCGCTCCGGCGGGCATGCTGAACGAGGCGTACACCTGGATGGTGACTGTGTCGGTCTCCGGCAGCGCGGCCGGCGGCGCGCTGGCCGGCGTGATCGTCGACCAGCCGGGCGGGCTGCCGTGGGCGTTCGCTTTCGCGGCCGGAGTGCTGCTGATCGGGGCCGCGGTCGCCGCGCTTCCGGAGGGCTCGATGGCCCGCGCCGATCAGCGAGCGGCGGAGCTGGTGTGACGGTTGCCACATTCGGGATCCGGTATCCGCAGAGCTGACTTGTACCGAATATGACCGCTCCGAACCGCGTCCCGCTCTCCGTGCTCGACCTGGCCACCGTCCGCGAGGGACATGGCAGCGCCGACGCGTTGCGCGGCACGATCGAGATCGCCAAGACCGCCGACGAGCTCGGGTACGCGCGATTCTGGGTCGCCGAGCACCACAACATGCCGGCCGTCGCGTCCACCTCGCCGCCGGTCCTGATCGGCGCCGTCGCTGCCAATACCCGTCAGATCCGGGTCGGCTCCGGCGGCGTGATGCTGCCGAACCACATGCCGTTCGTGGTCGCCGAGCAGTTCGCCCTGCTGGAGGCGCTCTACCCGGACCGGATCGACCTCGGCATCGGGCGGGCGCCGGGCACCGACCAGGCGACCGCGGCCGCGCTGCGAGGCGTCTCGCCCTATCTGACCGTCGAGCAGTTCCCGGAGCACCTGCAGACGCTGCTCGGCCTGCTCGGCGACGAGCGCGTTCCGGAACCGCCCCGGCTGAAGGCGACGCCGGCCGCGGAGACCTTCCCCGAGGTGTGGATGCTCGGCTCCTCGACGTACGGGGCGCAGGTCGCCGCCGCTCTCGGGCTGCCGTTCTGCTACGCGTACCACTTCGCGATGAGCTCGGACGTGGACGGCGCGCTGCGCCTCTACCGGGACGGTTTCCAGCCCTCACCCCGCTACCCACGACCGCACGCCATGGTGAGCGCCTCGGTGATCGCGGCCGAGACCACCGAGGAGGCCCAGTATCTGGCCGGTCCGAGCCGGATCATGGCGTTGAGCCTGCGTACCGGCCGGCTCGGCCCGATGGTCTCGCCGGAGACGGCCGCCCGCGCCGAGCTCTCCGACCTGGACCGGGCGATGCTCGAGTCGCTGCCCGGGACCCAGTACGCGGGCACCGCCGAGGAGGTCGTGGCCGGCCTCGACGCCCTGGTGCAGCGCACCGGAGCCGACGAGTTGATCCTGGCCGGCTCGGCGTACGACCCGGCCACCCGGCAGGAGAGCCTGGCCCGGATCGCCAAGGTGTGGGGTCTTTAATCGAATGCGGGCGATGTCGTGGGCGGACAGGATGAGGCGATGGCCTGGACGCTGACCACGGATCTCGAGCAGTTCATCGCGACCGCAGGGAGATTCCTGCGGTCCGAGCCGGTCCGGCACACCGTCTTCCTCACCCTGATCGAGGGCTTGCGGTCGCAGGGCCCGCATGTGTACGGACCTCAGGCGCCCCATTTCGGCTGGTGGAGCCCGCCTGCCGACGAGGTCTGCGGTGCTCTGATCCACACTCCGCCGTTCCCGGTCATGTTCACCGAGCTGCCCGCGGAAGCCGTTCCGGCCGCCGTCGGCGCGCTCGCGGGTCATCCGCTGAGCGGAGCCAACCTGCTTGCCGGTGACGTCGCCGCGTTCACCGCCGGCTGGCAGGAGCGGACCGGGGTGAAGGCGAGCGCGGGTATGCGTACCCGACTGTTTCGTCTGGATCGTCTGATCTCGCCGGACCCGGCGCCGACCGGCGGAGCGCGCCCCGCCACCGAGGCCGACCGGG is part of the Actinoplanes sp. NBC_00393 genome and harbors:
- a CDS encoding GNAT family N-acetyltransferase; translation: MAWTLTTDLEQFIATAGRFLRSEPVRHTVFLTLIEGLRSQGPHVYGPQAPHFGWWSPPADEVCGALIHTPPFPVMFTELPAEAVPAAVGALAGHPLSGANLLAGDVAAFTAGWQERTGVKASAGMRTRLFRLDRLISPDPAPTGGARPATEADRALLIDWLDTYHEYIGEQPPDLEAMVDARLESGGVTLWEDGGVPVALAIRSRPEAGMVRIQTVYTPAEHRRRGYGAGVTTAATQAALDAGATDVVLFTDLANPTSNALYPRLGYRPIEDRAVVKFPS
- a CDS encoding MFS transporter → MTALRQYLGVWQMPGGRVLLVVGILARLGIGMTPLALLLLVEQTTGRYAAAGLAGGVYALAGAAVSPIAGRLADRIGAAPILLATAVLHPLALAALLLASRGGADALEWIFVASAAAGATYPPLTAAIRRAWTDMTAAGSGRHGLRPAALAAETSLFELVFVLGPMLVSAFLVITGQPGSALISAAVATLVGTAWIARLPVMRHRGAHPDEHTAKGLGPLRVGGFPALLVCVTALGVAFGAAGVIVPAYASEHGGGEALGGVLLGVWGLGSAVGGIWFGTRRPAMTLTRQFAWLLTAVSASFLVLAFMPSPFYLGLALVLGGATIAPALTVENNLVGRIAPAGMLNEAYTWMVTVSVSGSAAGGALAGVIVDQPGGLPWAFAFAAGVLLIGAAVAALPEGSMARADQRAAELV
- a CDS encoding LLM class flavin-dependent oxidoreductase; its protein translation is MTAPNRVPLSVLDLATVREGHGSADALRGTIEIAKTADELGYARFWVAEHHNMPAVASTSPPVLIGAVAANTRQIRVGSGGVMLPNHMPFVVAEQFALLEALYPDRIDLGIGRAPGTDQATAAALRGVSPYLTVEQFPEHLQTLLGLLGDERVPEPPRLKATPAAETFPEVWMLGSSTYGAQVAAALGLPFCYAYHFAMSSDVDGALRLYRDGFQPSPRYPRPHAMVSASVIAAETTEEAQYLAGPSRIMALSLRTGRLGPMVSPETAARAELSDLDRAMLESLPGTQYAGTAEEVVAGLDALVQRTGADELILAGSAYDPATRQESLARIAKVWGL